The nucleotide window TCTTTTATTCTGAAAATTAAATTAAAAATAAAAAATGCTAGCAAGACAATTTTACCGTCATTAGCTAGCATTTTTCATCATTAGTTATTCACAACAATAGCTACAAATTGTAGCTACAGCCTATTTAAAGACATTGGCACTTCGGATATATTCAACATCTTTTATACTTAAACGGTGATTTACTACTCGTGCAGCAGCAAATAAATAATCCGATAAACGGTTTAAATATTTTTGAACAATCGGTGACACGTCATCAATTTCCTTCATTAACGAGACCGTTTGACGCTCAGCACGTCGCGCAACTGTTCTTGCAATATGAAGCGTTGCTGCGGCTGGTGCACCCCCTGGTAAAATAAAACGTTGTAAGGCAGGTGCTTCATCTGACAGTGCATCAATACGTTTTTCTAAAATAGCAATCGGCTCTTCTGATAACT belongs to Solibacillus sp. FSL R7-0682 and includes:
- a CDS encoding cob(I)yrinic acid a,c-diamide adenosyltransferase, which encodes MKLYTKQGDTGKTSIIGGRVDKDHLRVEAYGTIDELNSFIGKAVSELDSAKFQDVINDLTAIQHELFDGGGDLANVMKERHNKLSEEPIAILEKRIDALSDEAPALQRFILPGGAPAAATLHIARTVARRAERQTVSLMKEIDDVSPIVQKYLNRLSDYLFAAARVVNHRLSIKDVEYIRSANVFK